In Serinicoccus marinus DSM 15273, the genomic stretch ATCGTCCGCGCCGCCGACGTCGGCACCGATGACGTCGTGCTGGAGGTCGGGCCCGGGCTGGGCTCGCTCACCCTGGGCCTCCTCGCGCAGGTGCGCCAGGTCACCGCGGTGGAGATCGACCCGGCCCTCGCGGCCCAGCTGCCGCTCACGGTCGCCGAGCACGCGCCGGACCTGGCAGACCGGCTGACGGTGCTGCACGCCGACGCCCTGCGGGTCGACACCCTGCCCGACCCGCAGCCCACCGCCCTCGTCGCCAACCTGCCCTACAACGTCGCCGTCCCCGTCGTGCTGCACCTCCTCGCGACCGTGCCCACGCTTCGGACCGTGCTCGTCATGGTGCAGCTCGAGGTCGCCGAGCGGCTCGCGGCGCGGCCCGGCGGCAGGGTCTACGGCGTGCCCAGCGTCAAGGCCGCCTGGTATGCCGACGTCACCGGCGCCGGGCGGATCGGCCGCAGCGTCTTCTGGCCCGCGCCCAACGTCGACTCCGGCCTGGTGCGCATGGTGCGCCGGGACCCGCCGCCGGTGGACGTGACCCGTGAGCAGGTCTTCGCCGTCGTCGACGCGGCCTTCGCACAGCGCCGCAAGACGCTGCGCGCGGCGCTCGCGGGGTGGGCCGGGTCGGCGGCGCAGGCGGAGGCATACCTGCGGGCGGCGGGGGTCGACCCCCAGGCGCGCGGAGAGGTGCTGACCGTCGCCGACTTCGCTCGTATCGCCGAAGCCGCAGGTCAGCGCCCCTGACGCGCTCCTCGAGCCGACACCATAGGGTGAAGCCATGACGTTGGGCACGCAGGCGCAGACGGTGACCGTCCGGGTGCCCGGCAAGATCAACCTGGGCCTGTCGGTCGGCCCGCTGCGCGACGACGGCTACCACGAGCTGTCCACCGTC encodes the following:
- the rsmA gene encoding 16S rRNA (adenine(1518)-N(6)/adenine(1519)-N(6))-dimethyltransferase RsmA, with translation MSERPTRGPSSGAQGDTGGTDAALLGPAQVRDLAARLGIRPTKQWGQNFVIDKGTVRRIVRAADVGTDDVVLEVGPGLGSLTLGLLAQVRQVTAVEIDPALAAQLPLTVAEHAPDLADRLTVLHADALRVDTLPDPQPTALVANLPYNVAVPVVLHLLATVPTLRTVLVMVQLEVAERLAARPGGRVYGVPSVKAAWYADVTGAGRIGRSVFWPAPNVDSGLVRMVRRDPPPVDVTREQVFAVVDAAFAQRRKTLRAALAGWAGSAAQAEAYLRAAGVDPQARGEVLTVADFARIAEAAGQRP